A DNA window from Acetobacter aceti NBRC 14818 contains the following coding sequences:
- a CDS encoding LysR family transcriptional regulator: MDLLSALHSFVRVAATGSFSAVSRETGASQPTISRHIALLEAHYGTTLFARTTRSLMMTEDGRSLLPHAYELLEILETAETVLGRRRASVSGLVRLGVTTAFGLCLTNRIKDLLGKHPDLSVELIMRDGFGDLVEEGLDLAIRVGEIAEGSLIARKLGAVHRSLVVSPRHFTAKSSLKHPNDLTGEPCVVFTYGGGRQDWHFFNQEGEESVVAPAAVFRANSSEAALHAVQAGVGVGLLPEFQVRHLVESGELAEVIPDWKVPPMPLYAVHTGPRTLPLRTRTVLDFLIEISSTVLTPT, translated from the coding sequence ATGGATCTTCTCTCTGCTCTTCACAGCTTTGTTCGCGTTGCCGCGACGGGCTCATTTTCAGCTGTCTCCCGCGAAACAGGAGCCAGTCAGCCGACCATTTCACGGCATATCGCCCTGCTGGAAGCGCATTACGGCACGACACTGTTCGCCCGCACGACCCGCAGTCTGATGATGACGGAAGATGGTCGCAGCCTTCTGCCTCATGCCTACGAACTGCTGGAGATTCTTGAGACTGCCGAAACAGTGCTGGGGCGGCGTCGGGCTTCGGTGTCCGGCCTTGTCAGGCTGGGCGTCACTACGGCTTTCGGCCTCTGCCTGACCAACCGGATCAAGGATCTGCTGGGCAAACATCCTGACCTGTCCGTCGAACTTATCATGAGAGACGGGTTCGGTGATCTGGTGGAAGAGGGGCTCGACCTCGCTATCCGGGTTGGCGAGATTGCCGAAGGATCGCTGATCGCGCGCAAGCTTGGGGCCGTTCATCGGTCTCTGGTGGTTTCCCCGCGTCATTTCACGGCCAAATCGTCCCTGAAGCATCCCAATGACCTGACCGGCGAGCCATGTGTCGTCTTTACATATGGCGGCGGTCGTCAGGACTGGCATTTCTTCAATCAGGAAGGTGAGGAGAGCGTGGTTGCTCCGGCGGCGGTGTTCCGGGCCAATTCCAGTGAAGCCGCTCTTCATGCCGTGCAGGCTGGAGTGGGCGTGGGTTTGCTGCCGGAATTTCAGGTCAGACATCTGGTGGAATCCGGAGAACTGGCGGAAGTCATTCCTGACTGGAAAGTACCGCCGATGCCGCTTTATGCGGTGCATACCGGCCCCAGAACACTCCCTTTACGGACACGTACGGTGCTGGATTTCCTGATCGAGATTTCCTCGACCGTCCTCACACCGACCTGA